The segment ATCACCTTCTTTTGGGGCATACTCGATGCTCAGACACGTCAATTCCGTTACACGAACGCCGGACATAACCCGCCGTACGTGATGAGAAAAAGCGGAACGATTGAGAAGTTGGAAGAAGGCGGCTTGATTCTTGGCATTTTTAAAACGACAACACCGTATGCGGAAGCCTCTATGACACTCTTGCCAGGAGACGTATTAGTAATGTACACAGATGGTGTCAGTGAGGCAATGAATCAAGACAATGAACAATTTACTGAAGAGCGTCTAGAGGATATTCTCAAAAAATCGACAAATCTCTCTGCTAAAGAAATCATTCGACAAGTTCAAAAAGAATTAGAAATTCATACACAATCCACACCGCAATCCGACGATATTACCTTACTGGTACTCAAAGCGTTGTCATAACAGTTTTCATATCCCGTCTGAATTTTCTTTTACAAGAGCTTTAACAATTATTATCGTTTACTTACCGCCCGCTGCGCGTTGTACCGCTTGTGCGTCTGTCAGAAACTGTGCTCGTCGTTTGTGTGTTTTCTGATTGGCCCGATCGTTGATACCCGGAGTCTCGAGTTTGAGACTGAGATTGCGGTGCAGTCATAGTTGAAGTAGATCCAGCAGTGGGCATTGGATAATAAACAGTAGGAGGTGGTGGATCGTAAGTGGGTACAGGTGTTGGCACATATACTGTCACTATTTCAGGTTGATAAATAATGGTTTGTGATGGCTCGACTGCCGAATAATTTTCGTCCTCCACGAATGCAAGCTGAGTGTAACATCCGCTTAAAGCAATGGAGAATAACATGGTCAACAGTGGCAAGAGGAGAGAAGCCTTGATCGTTTTCATTTTAGTATTCCTTTCTGATGACAACATCAAATAGAGCAAGAGTTGTGCCGCGATATTGAGGTCAAATATCCAGAAAATCTTCGTTGAAGTGTACAAAAAAGTCATCAGTATGGATAATAAAGTAGACGATTCCGCCAGAATGAACCATCTCGAGAATCCATTTAATCTTTTCTCAGCACGTTGATAATAGGGCGCACTTTACGTAAATTCTATCCGAATGCGTTAAGGCAGCGTATGGTGTTTTCTCTATCGATAAAAGGATTTTTCCGGAATGAAATATGACTTCTTAAATATTGAAAATAAGTGGCAGGAACATTGGGAGCGCGAGAATACATTTCGTGTCTTGGATAATGAACAGAAACAAAAATCGTATGTGCTGGATATGTTTCCATATCCATCCGGAGCTGGGCTGCATGTCGGTCATCCGGAAGGATACACAGCTACCGATATTCTTTGCCGCTACCGGCGGATGAAAGGTTTTGCTGTTTTACATCCGATGGGATGGGATGCATTCGGGCTGCCAGCCGAGCGTTATGCAATGCAGACGAACATCCATCCGAAAGTGACAACAGAACGCAACATCGATACCTTCAGGCGCCAAATCAAGATGCTTGGATTGAGTTACGACTGGGAACGGGAAGTCAATACAACTGATCCGAAATATTATAAATGGACTCAATGGATATTTTTAAAGATCTATAATTCATGGTTCGACCCTCGTGAACGCAAAGCACGCCCGATTGAAACACTGGAGCAGGAACTTGTCGCGTACGGAACGAAGAATCTGGATGTCGAACATTCATTCACTGCCGATGAATGGAAGCGGAAGACAAAAAAGGAGAAGCACGATTTCATTGCACAATTCCGTCTTGCCTATGTTGCTGAAATTCCCGTCAACTGGTGCGAAGCACTCGGAACAGTGTTAGCGAATGAAGAAATCGCTGAATGGACAGAGAAAGGTTATTCTGTCGAACGCCGCCCGATGCGTCAATGGATGATGCGTATTACGGCATACTCAGAGCGGTTGTTGGAAGATGCAAAAGAGTTAGATTGGCCTATTTCGACACTGGAACAGCAGCGAAATTGGATCGGCCGTTCTGAGGGTGCAGATGTCATTTTTGCAGTGAAAGGGAAAACCGAAAAAATTCGCGTTTTCACAACTCGCCCAGACACACTGTTCGGTGCAACGTATATGGTTCTTGCACCTGAACATCCCTTGGTAGATGTTGTCGCATCATCAGAACAACGAGAGCAGATTCAGCAATACAGAAAAGAAACAGCATTCAAAAGCGAACTGGAACGTGGAACGGAAAAAGAAAAAACCGGTGTCTTCACCGGCGGTTATGCCGTCAACCCGACTACTGGGAAAGAAATTCCAATCTGGATTGCAGATTATGTACTGATGGGATATGGCACAGGAGCCATCATGGCAGTGCCGGGTCATGATGATCGTGATATGGAGTTTGCGAAGAAATTCGATTTGGAGATCATAAGGGTTGTCGATGGCGGGCCGGATGCTGCTGAGTGTTTCGTAGATGACGGCATTGCAATCAACTCGGCAAATAAAGAAGTCTCGCTGAATGGATTGCCGACACCCGAAGCAAAGAAAACAATCATCGCTTGGTTAGCGAAGAAAGAGCTTGGTAAACTTTCGACCACATATAAATTACGCGATTGGCTCTTCTCGCGCCAGCGGTATTGGGGCGAACCGATTCCCATTATCTATCTTGAAGATGGAACGTTGAAGGCAATTGATGAAAAGGAATTGCCCTTGGAATTGCCAAGTTTGGAAAAATTCCAACCAAGCGGTACAACAGAATCTCCACTCGCGCTTGCGATCGATTGGGTGAATGTTATCGACAAGGAAACAGGACTGAAGGGGCGCCGCGAAACGAACACCATGCCGCAATGGGCAGGGTCGTGCTGGTATTACCTCCGCTTCATCGATCCAAAGAACGACAGCGTTTTTTGCAGCATGGAAAAAGAAAAATATTGGATGCCCATCGATTTATACGTCGGCGGTTCGGAACATGCAGTTTTACATCTGATGTATTCGCGCTTCTGGCACAAAGTGCTTAACGATCTTGGGTATGTCAGTACAAAAGAACCGTTTCTCAAACTGCGGCATCAGGGAATTATTCTTGGTGAAGATTCACGCAAAATGTCTAAATCGCGAGGCAATGTTGTCAATCCGGATGATGTGGTGAAAGAATACGGCGCCGATTCAATGCGGCTATTTGAAATGTTTATGGGACCATTGGAGGAGATGAAACCCTGGAGCACACGCGGTGTGGAAGGTGTGTTCCGATTCCTCAATCGGTTCTGGCGTTTGTTTTTGAACGAAGACGGTGCGTTGGATTTAGCAATCAAAGATGTTGAGCCGACCGCAAACTTCGAACGGCTGTACCATCAAACTGTAAAAAAAGTCGGCGATGACATTGATCATTTACGTTTCAACACCGCCATTTCGCAGATGATGATTTTCCTGAACGAAGCAATGAAGTTAGAAATCCGGCCGCGCAACCTGATGGAAAATTTCGTTCTGCTTCTTGCGCCGTTTGCTCCGCACATTGCTGAAGAAATATGGGAGAAACTCGGCCACATGAAATCAACAGCATATGAACCATGGCCAATGTATGACGAAGCCAAATGTGCGGAGTCGACAGTAGAGGTGGTGTTGCAGATTAATGGAAAGGTTCGCTCGAAAATTTCGGTGGCGAAGGATACTCCTACGACGGAACTAGAACGGTTGGCTTTTGAAGATTCCAACATCAAACGTTATACTGACGGCAAGCGCATTATGAAGAAAATTGTTATTCCGAACAAACTTGTTAATATCGTCATTGGAACCTAAGCAAGGATACATTCGTGATTCAGCTTTCAGTTGTCATCATTACCTAT is part of the Ignavibacteriales bacterium genome and harbors:
- the leuS gene encoding leucine--tRNA ligase, which translates into the protein MYNSWFDPRERKARPIETLEQELVAYGTKNLDVEHSFTADEWKRKTKKEKHDFIAQFRLAYVAEIPVNWCEALGTVLANEEIAEWTEKGYSVERRPMRQWMMRITAYSERLLEDAKELDWPISTLEQQRNWIGRSEGADVIFAVKGKTEKIRVFTTRPDTLFGATYMVLAPEHPLVDVVASSEQREQIQQYRKETAFKSELERGTEKEKTGVFTGGYAVNPTTGKEIPIWIADYVLMGYGTGAIMAVPGHDDRDMEFAKKFDLEIIRVVDGGPDAAECFVDDGIAINSANKEVSLNGLPTPEAKKTIIAWLAKKELGKLSTTYKLRDWLFSRQRYWGEPIPIIYLEDGTLKAIDEKELPLELPSLEKFQPSGTTESPLALAIDWVNVIDKETGLKGRRETNTMPQWAGSCWYYLRFIDPKNDSVFCSMEKEKYWMPIDLYVGGSEHAVLHLMYSRFWHKVLNDLGYVSTKEPFLKLRHQGIILGEDSRKMSKSRGNVVNPDDVVKEYGADSMRLFEMFMGPLEEMKPWSTRGVEGVFRFLNRFWRLFLNEDGALDLAIKDVEPTANFERLYHQTVKKVGDDIDHLRFNTAISQMMIFLNEAMKLEIRPRNLMENFVLLLAPFAPHIAEEIWEKLGHMKSTAYEPWPMYDEAKCAESTVEVVLQINGKVRSKISVAKDTPTTELERLAFEDSNIKRYTDGKRIMKKIVIPNKLVNIVIGT